GGTCCTGCCCAAGATCCTGCGCCTGCCCACCAGCGCCTGGATCAACAAGCCCGCCGAACCCGAACCCGAACCCCGCCTGACACCAGTCGGTTAACACCCGCTGGCCTCAATCCCTTGACACTTACCGCTTCGTTGACGCGACCACGGACCGTAAGTGTTAAATCAGAGGTGAACGGAGAGTGCAAGACGCGTACAGTGCGGGCCCTGTGCTACTCCCAAGGACTGCCAGATCATTGTCCTCATGGGGCATCTTGCCCATCCGGAAGAACCGCTCCTGGCCGAACGACGTTGTCCGGTCAGACGGAGAGGCTACTGACCCTCGCGATCGAACTCCCCGGCCTTCACACCCGTGATGAAAGCTCGCCATTCGTCGGGTGAGAAGGTGAGAATCCCATCACCTGCGTTCTTTGTGTCACGAACTTGGACTTGCATGCCCTGACGGCGCACTTCAACGCACTGGTCGCCGGTGTCAGAAGCCCTAGCCTTGTGCCAAGCGGTGTCGCTCATCGTCGATGCTCCTTGATCGGAACAGCCATGCCAGACAGAAGTCTAGCGTTTTGCATGAATCGCTGCACCGTTGCCTTCTCTTCGACGAACCGACCTCCATCGAGGGCAGCCACGTACGCGACTGCAGGTAGGTCGTCATCGTCGAACTGCAGAAGGGTGTAGGCACCTCTCATCGAGGGGTGCCCGCCCAGTGCGAACGGGAGGTAGCGCACGCTGATATTGGGTCGTTCGTCGAGCTCGATCAGGCGATTGATCTGCTCGGCGAGTACCGCTGGGCCGCCCAACTGGTGGTTGAGAGAGGCTTCGCTGAGAATCAGCTTCAGGTGAACCGGCTGGCTACGTTCGAGCGTGGCCGCTTGGCGCTCCACTCGCAGCTTGAGTAGTTGCTCGGCCGCTTCGGAATCAGGCGGGGGGTTTACGGCAAGGATGGACCGGTGATAACTATCGGTCTGAAGCAGTCCGTGGATGAGTTCTTCGTTGCACACCATGATGGTCGAAGCTGCTCGCTCGAGTTCGAGGTACAGGCCAAACTTCTGATCCCAGACCGCAGAGCTGAAGTCCTCCCACCAACCAGAGTCTTCTGCCTTCATAGCCCAATCGACCCACTGGGAACGGGTGCCAAGGTCCACCCGATAGATGTCGGCCAGAGCCTGAACTTCAGACCAACGGTAGGGACCCTGCCCAGTCTCGATTCGCCAGAGCTTCTGCCGGCTTCCGAAGACACGAGTATTAGTAACGTCGGTCATGGTCATCTTGGCGGCGATACGTGCCGTCGCCAAGGAACGGCCTAATGTGCGCTTCAACATTTCGCTCATACGGAGAGCCTTGCAGCGTCAGAGTTCTGGCTCAATGGGTACGTTTCGCAACAGTCAGCCCTACTACAAAGTACCTTAAATTTGGCAGCGCTTGATTTATCTAAGGTCTCGGCGTTGGGCGACACTTGATGTAGGACGCTGCTCATCGGGATCTGATGCCTGTGCGGCTGGGAGGAAGCCGGGCCACTACCGATGGCAGATCATCTGCGTCGTCCGCGAAGTCGCTTTTCCAATGGGCGCTCGACTGCGACATGCAGGATGCCGGCGAGAGCAATAGAGCTCGCAACGAAGATCAACTCCACCGCCACCGATTCGGGCCGCGTAAAAGGCGGGGGCCAGAGCCAGAGTAATGTGTCCCGCGCGAATGCATGAACTAAGTACAAGGCGAACGACCACTCACCCAGGACAATTAGGTAGCGTCGGCGAAATAGACTGGGTGCGCCCGTTGTATCGGCGCGTGCACCTGAAGTGATAAGTACGATCCAGGCGGGCATGAGTAACAGCGCCGCGTAAGCATCGGCCAGCGTCCAGTCAAGAAGCAGAATAAGGGCCACTTTTACCGCCGCAACGCAGATGTAAGACAAGACTGCAAATATTGCAGCCTGGCTGACGCGTAGTACGGGGATCGGATACCGCATAGCCAGGGCGATAATAATTCCGAGTGTGAATTCTCCGACTCTATACAGCGGATTGATGTAAGTAATCGCATGATTGAACTGCGGTGTCGTGAGGAGTAAAAAGACGGCTGGTGTGACTGCCAAGTAGAGAACAATCGCGACAGCCACCCTTAGAAGTTTCCCCGGCTGCATCTTGGAAAGCCAGCGGTAGGTGAAGGGAAAAGTAGCATAAAAAAAGGCCTCACATGAGAGAGACCAGCTAGGGGCGTTGCCAGCCAGATACCAAGAAGGCGTTGGTGCCCAGGCTTGTAAAAGGAGAACGGCAAAAATGGTCGTGTACCAGGTAGCGAAGGCAGGGCCAAAGACGAGCGTGCTCAGGGCGATCAAGGTTGTTACGATATGTAAAGGATAAACTCTGGCCCAGCGGCGCCTATAGAAGGCTTTAGGGCTGTCGCCCACCCGGGCAGACCAGGTCAACACAAAGCCGGATAAGACGAAGAAGAAGCTGACTCCCACTACGCCCAGGTCCGCCATAATGTTGAGCGCAGAGATATCAAGAATTGGCCGAAACGAGTGAACGGCGAGGATCAGCACTGCAGCGAAGAAGCGCATGGCAGTAAGAGAATCGAGCCGAGCTGGGTGTTGTTGGACAGATAGCGGGCCAGTGCTTTGGGCAGAACGCTGGGAAGTCGTCACACAGCCAATTATGGATATTACTCACAAGTCTCTGGCAGAAGTTACCAACTATAGGCCGTACACCCGAGGGGCGTCGGCTGGACTGGCGAGCACTAGCGCCACCGCGATGCATAGTGTGATACCCACGGACCACCTCTTTCCGGCACGGGATCGCCAAACGGGCGAGGGTAATATCGTCCGATCGAAGTTCGGTCTTCAGCAAACGTATTAGGCTGGAATCGACGGTCGAAATGCTCGGAATCTCTGACCCACAATGGGGTATACGGTAAGTTCCATGTGGAGACTTAGGGTGATTGCTGTCGAACGCTCTCTGCCTGGCGGGCTCGCGCGTGGGAAGTGATGCGGTGTCTCCACTCAACAGGTTCTGTCGATGGCGACAGAAGGCCGCCCAGCAACGGCGACACAAAATAGGGCTGTAATCGCTAGTCAGCCGCTAACGAATGTGGAGAACGGATGCCAGACCAGCTGCGCATTTCCGAGAACACCGAAGAAACAATTGAGTCCTCCCCGTCTATAGGGGAGGATGCGCCAAGTGGCAAGGACTGTCGGTTCGTTGTCCTCATTCCGAGCGTTCGCCCGGCAGAGGCCAGCCGGTTGATTGAGCGCATGGACTGGCCAGGCGCTGTAATAGTTGGTGCCAGTGGCGCGACTCCTGTCGACTCGTTTGAAATTCCAGAGCGTGAAGCACTGCGTGTACGGATCGAATCGGTTCCCATCGGGTACGCTTCAGCGCGCAACGCGTTACTAGACATTGCCCGAAAGGCCGGGTACTCCCACGGAATCTTCGTAGACGATGATATCGAGTTCGTTTCTGGAGGACTTTCCGAGCTGCTCCGCACGGCTCGAAGGTTTCCGGAGGCGTTCGTGGGGGGGAAAGTACGACGTAGAGTTGAAAATCAGGGGGCTCTGGCAAGGAATGTGCTGCCGGGGAGCTTCGCCCTCGCCGGAACCTCGCCGGCAAGTTTGTCGGCCAATGTTCTAGTTCTCCCATTGAGCGTTGAGTCGACGGAGACTAGATTTTCTGTGCTGCTCGACTTCACGGGTGGTGAAGATACGGAGCTGACCAGGCGCGCTGGTCGTCAAGGAGTCGCGCTTCTTCAAACGGAAGACATTATCGCGGAAGAAGTCTACGGCAGTACACGAGGATCCACCCACGCTCTTGTTCGGCGGCTTATCTGTAATCATGCAGTGCTTGGTCTGATTCGTGATCGGCGTACTGAGAATTTGGTGCTTGCATCTCGTGCAGTAAATCCCAGTCGCGTCGGCGGACTCCTTTACCACTCAGCGGCAATAGCGGCGACATTGTCTGCGCGATTTTCCCCCAGTCTTGCCCTGAGTCTTGCCAAAGCCGCTGGGTACGGTCTGGCTAAGCTTCAACTCCTTCCCACCCGATTGAATAAGCGCTACGAAACATGTTCGGTCGAATTTCTTGGAGGCTCTCGTTGATCTACATTCAACTCGCCGGGGGTATGGCGAATCAGCTTTTTCAGTGGGCTCACGGTCGGGCTCTGCAAATTCAGAATCCGGGGCTTTCCATCGCCTGGGATGCACGTATGGTCGTGCGACCAGCAGGAGCCGGTTACCAGCTGGCCTGGCTTTTGGACGAAGAATCCGTCATAACGCTCTCGTCGGCTTCTTCTGCTGGATGGCGTCTTGTCCAAGCTGTTTCGAAGGGCCTGTCTGACAAGATGTCGACGCGGTTGCCGGCGGTTCCGCCTGGAGGTCGTATGCGATCGACTTCGTTGGCCGATCTCACGAGCTTCAGTAACCATCAGTTGCATCATGACAACTACTGGGTCAAGGGATATTTGCAGGAAACGTCGGCACTCTTGCCTCACAAGGTGGTACTAGCTGAAGAACTTCAGCGTGCCTTAGATAAAGTCATTTCTCCTGAGCTTGCGCCGAAATTGGGGGAATCCTATGCAGTCGCCCACGTGCGACGGGGAGACTACGCATCCGTCCCGCGAAATCTGGAACGCTTGGGTGTTTGCGCACCAAGCTATTACGAGGCAGGGTTCTCCTTGTTGAAAAGTCAGTCAGAACGCTTAATCATAGTGTCAGACGATCCCAAATGGGCGTATGAGAACGTCGCAATTCTTTGGCCGTGGCCAGAGAAGGTCGAAGTATCAAGGTCGTCCTCACAGTTCGACGATTTTGCTCTCATCGCGCACAGCAGCGCAGCCATTTTGGCTAATAGCACCTATTCATGGTGGGCGGCTTTTGTCGGGTCGCCCACGAAAATCATTTCACCGTTTCCCTGGTTTGATATGGATGGTGACCAGGGGCCGGCGCTCGAAGACTGGGTGCTACTCAACAAGCGGACAGGGGATCTTGTTACAAATTAAAAGCAAAGACGGAAACTACCTTTGCATGTTTACGATGTTTTGAGCGATGGGCATAGTGCTTACTGGTCCGAGATCGTAGCTAGATGGAAGTACGGTTGGGCTTTTTCGACCAAATACCGAGTCCGGATAGAGAATAGGTAGCTCCGATAAGGTATGCAACAAGGCTTACCACCGCGCAGCCCATCGCCCCGAACATCATGATTGCTGGCACGAGAAGAACGACGGTGGCTAAGGCAGCAAGCGCAGTCGCCTTCGCCTGATGCGCTACCTTGCCAAGGGCGGCGAGGGCCCCTCCGCTTAAATCCATTAACATTCCGGGAACTGCAGCGAGTAGTAGTACGAAGAAGAGCATGGCGGCACCAGCGAACTCGTCGCCGTATAGGAGGGTCAGAACGAACCTTCCAAGAAAGGCCATAATTAGTGCTACAAGCAGTCCGATTATTGTGACGGCAGCAAGTGGGCGCCGCAAAATGGAAGCGTTCCCTTGCTGGGCAATCTGCCCCTGATAATTCATTTTCAAGGCACTTGTGAGCATCAGCATTGCTTCGCTCAATCCAACTGCGACAGCATACAATCCTAAGGCTTGTGGTCCCTCGACGCGTGCGAGTACAAGTTGATCAAGACGCAGTAGGATCGTAGAACCGATTCCAGCTACCCAAGCCGTGAGGCCGTATCTAAGGACGCCAAAGTCATCCGAAGGTTTCGCTTTGGGCGCTTTGAGCCAGGGGATGATCAGGCAAATTGCCCCGAGACTGACGGCGCCTGCGTAGACAATAAATCCTGTGGACGCTGTGAGGACGCCAAGGAAAGCGAGTAAAGCAACGATCAGGAGCCGAAGAGCGGCTTGAGACCACCTCTCGAATACAAGCGCTCCGGTGCGACTAAAGGCAAGGCAAGTACCCCTTGGAATGTTGAAGAACACCGCGGGGAGGCTCATACCCAGAACAAGAAGGTACATGTAATCGTGAGTGATTGCGGTTGCT
This genomic interval from Kineosporia sp. NBRC 101731 contains the following:
- a CDS encoding acyltransferase, translated to MTTSQRSAQSTGPLSVQQHPARLDSLTAMRFFAAVLILAVHSFRPILDISALNIMADLGVVGVSFFFVLSGFVLTWSARVGDSPKAFYRRRWARVYPLHIVTTLIALSTLVFGPAFATWYTTIFAVLLLQAWAPTPSWYLAGNAPSWSLSCEAFFYATFPFTYRWLSKMQPGKLLRVAVAIVLYLAVTPAVFLLLTTPQFNHAITYINPLYRVGEFTLGIIIALAMRYPIPVLRVSQAAIFAVLSYICVAAVKVALILLLDWTLADAYAALLLMPAWIVLITSGARADTTGAPSLFRRRYLIVLGEWSFALYLVHAFARDTLLWLWPPPFTRPESVAVELIFVASSIALAGILHVAVERPLEKRLRGRRR
- a CDS encoding oligosaccharide flippase family protein, coding for MTTEVKETEPTTQRTSVRRPYVRLALVMSGIGGPALLSLISGPILARSLGVEERGRFALMITLFNLAIFALEIGLSNSILVSTGRSGGRVASTERRVSGIYCVTGLVGSLCAIAATAITHDYMYLLVLGMSLPAVFFNIPRGTCLAFSRTGALVFERWSQAALRLLIVALLAFLGVLTASTGFIVYAGAVSLGAICLIIPWLKAPKAKPSDDFGVLRYGLTAWVAGIGSTILLRLDQLVLARVEGPQALGLYAVAVGLSEAMLMLTSALKMNYQGQIAQQGNASILRRPLAAVTIIGLLVALIMAFLGRFVLTLLYGDEFAGAAMLFFVLLLAAVPGMLMDLSGGALAALGKVAHQAKATALAALATVVLLVPAIMMFGAMGCAVVSLVAYLIGATYSLSGLGIWSKKPNRTSI
- a CDS encoding helix-turn-helix transcriptional regulator; its protein translation is MSEMLKRTLGRSLATARIAAKMTMTDVTNTRVFGSRQKLWRIETGQGPYRWSEVQALADIYRVDLGTRSQWVDWAMKAEDSGWWEDFSSAVWDQKFGLYLELERAASTIMVCNEELIHGLLQTDSYHRSILAVNPPPDSEAAEQLLKLRVERQAATLERSQPVHLKLILSEASLNHQLGGPAVLAEQINRLIELDERPNISVRYLPFALGGHPSMRGAYTLLQFDDDDLPAVAYVAALDGGRFVEEKATVQRFMQNARLLSGMAVPIKEHRR
- a CDS encoding alpha-1,2-fucosyltransferase, with the translated sequence MIYIQLAGGMANQLFQWAHGRALQIQNPGLSIAWDARMVVRPAGAGYQLAWLLDEESVITLSSASSAGWRLVQAVSKGLSDKMSTRLPAVPPGGRMRSTSLADLTSFSNHQLHHDNYWVKGYLQETSALLPHKVVLAEELQRALDKVISPELAPKLGESYAVAHVRRGDYASVPRNLERLGVCAPSYYEAGFSLLKSQSERLIIVSDDPKWAYENVAILWPWPEKVEVSRSSSQFDDFALIAHSSAAILANSTYSWWAAFVGSPTKIISPFPWFDMDGDQGPALEDWVLLNKRTGDLVTN
- a CDS encoding DUF397 domain-containing protein; protein product: MSDTAWHKARASDTGDQCVEVRRQGMQVQVRDTKNAGDGILTFSPDEWRAFITGVKAGEFDREGQ